The following proteins are encoded in a genomic region of Burkholderia stabilis:
- a CDS encoding cupin domain-containing protein: MQLQTGNLFSVEGQRGGDERIDLLVTGQRLNVERIVSMGHASPDGFWYDDSRAEWVVLLSGAAVLEFEEGSTRHDMRAGDYVLIEPHCRHRVAWTHEEEQTVWLAIYYER; encoded by the coding sequence ATGCAGCTTCAAACCGGTAATCTGTTCAGTGTCGAAGGGCAGCGCGGCGGTGACGAGCGGATCGACCTTCTCGTCACGGGGCAGCGTCTGAACGTCGAGCGGATCGTATCGATGGGGCACGCGAGCCCCGACGGGTTCTGGTATGACGACTCGCGCGCCGAATGGGTCGTGCTGCTGTCGGGGGCGGCCGTGCTCGAATTCGAGGAGGGTTCGACGCGACACGACATGCGCGCCGGCGACTACGTATTGATCGAGCCGCATTGCCGCCATCGCGTTGCGTGGACGCATGAAGAAGAGCAAACCGTCTGGCTTGCCATCTATTACGAACGCTGA